The Polyangium aurulentum genomic interval CGCGGACAAGGCGACGATCGCGGGGGAGGGGCCCTTTCAGGGGCTGCACCACGTGCCCAGCATCGTGATCCTCGATCGCGACGGCCGCGAGGCGTGGCGTCACCTCGGGCTCATCAAAGGCGACGACATCGATCTCGCGCTCCGCGCGCTCGAGCAGGGCAAGACGCCTCCGCAGCCGACGAGCGGCCCCGCCGTCCCCGGCCCCTAGCCGGAAGGCTCCTCGATCCGCGCGATCAGCCGCGAGAGCGGATCGAGGTGCTCGCTCAGCGCCCCGACGAAGCTCTCCGCGCCGAAGAGCGCGCGGGCCGCGCTCCGCAGAGCGTCATCCTCCGTGGACACGAGCGCCCGCTGCACGGCGCGCATCGTCGCCACGGGCACGCGCACGCTCGCCGCCATCACGTCCGCCGGGATCGGCCCTGCGCGCGTCACCACGTGCACGGCCGCGTCACCCCAGCCCGCGCGCACGATGCGCTCGCCCTGCGGATGCGCCTCGTCCGGCTCCACGTGCATGAACGTCGCCCCGACGTCGGCGTCGCCGTCGAGCACCGCGCGCGTGACCTCGTCGTGCGTGCCGCAGAAGAGGTTCTCGCAGAAAGCCTCCTCCAGGTTCACGCCGAGCGAGCGCAGGTGAGCGCGCAGCACGAGGTAGCCTGCCGCGCTCTGCCGATCGACCCACGCCGCCCGCAGCTCGCGCAGGTCCCGCACCTCGCGGTGAGGCGTGTCGTGGCGCGCGAAGAGCGCGGTCATGTACGACGAGGCCCCGTTGCGCACCGGCAACGCGAGCGGCACGACGCGCGCTCGGTTCGTCGCGCGCAGGGCGAGCAGCGGAGGCAGCCACGCGAGATCGGCGTCGCCCGCGTCCATCGCCTCGAGCAAGCCCTGGTAGCTCCACACGCCCTTGCCGCGCACGGGCAGCCCCGTCGCGGCGCCGAGCGCCTTGCAGAACTCGCCGAGCGCCGCGCGCGAGCCCTCTGGATCAGTCGTGAGGACGATGCCCAGGACCAGGCCATTGCGCGTCGAAACCCGCTCGGAGCCCGTATCGCCCGCCCGATCCACGTCTGCCACGGTCGCAGGCGCGCGCGCGCCGGTCAAGACGGCCGGACGAGCGTGGGCAGGGGGACGCAGCCACAAAACGAAGCGGGGGCCGACGCCGGCCCCCGCTCTCGATCAGGCGAGCGTGACGCGATGCGAGCGCACCGCGCCCGCCGTCACTCCGCCGCGATGACCTCTCGGTCAGGCTGGTACGTCGTGGTGCGCAGCTCGGAGTTGTTCTCGAAGATGGCCTTGCCCATCAGCCGCTCGAGCAGCGGGCGGAAGCCCTCCATCGCCTTGCCCGTGACGAGGTCGCGCACGATCGTCGCGTCCGCGCGAACCTTCTCGATCGTCTCCGGATCCGTCGCCGCGCGGTACGCCGTCGCGAGGGCCGAGGGCGTCTTGCGCGCGATCTCGCGCGCCGTCTCGGCCGCGTGCTTGGCCTTGTCGACGGCGCGCTCGGCGGCCGTCTTCTTGATGAGCGGCGCCACCACGTACACGAGGTTCGCGGCCGTGCCCGCGACGCGGTGCGGCGGGTAGTACAGGGGGCTGTTGTACTTCGGGTTCTTCTCGAGGAACGCGCGGACCTCCTCGATCGTCACGCCGCACTCGGCGAGCACGCGGTTCAGCTCTTCCTCGGCCGCGATGCGTGCCTTGAACATGTACATCTGGATGCGCGAGTAGAAGTTCGCCGCGCCGTCGCCGCTCGTCTCGACCGCGCAGAAGATCGTGCCCGGGTACTTCGCGGTGATCAGCGACTGCACGCCGTCGGAGACGCCCGACGAGGGCATGCAGCCGAAGGGCTTCACGCTCACCGTGATGTGCGCCTTGCCGCGCACCGCGTTCACGATCAGCTTGCCGACCTCCATGTGGCCTTCGCCGCCGCGCAGGTCGTTCGAGTAGTAACCCTCGGCCACCTCGGCCACGAGGTCCATGTCGGGCAGGTGGTAGTCGTGCAGGCCGAGCGGCTGCGCGAACGCCTGGAACCCGAGCCGGAGCGCGGCCTCGGTGGCACGCATCGTCGCGATGCGCTTGGTCACGTCGAACTCGCCCTGGAAGTTGCCGAGGCCGTACAGGCCCGCGTCCGCGCCGCGCAGCTCGGTGCGGTCCTGCGTGTCGTGACGGACCTCCCAGACGTTGTAGAGCAGCCACGCCGTCGTGAGCTGAATGTCGTTCTCGGCGCCCTCGCTCTCGAGGAACTTCTGCAGCTGGTAGTTGCCGTCGCCCTCGGTCGTCATCGCCCAGAACTCGCCGATGATCGAGGCCTTGGCGCGCACGCGCAGCCGGTCGACCTTCACGGCCTCGAAGATCTTCCGGCACTTGTAGAGCGCGTAGAAGATGTTCGTGTGCTCGTAGAGCGCCTTGTACAGGACGCGCTTGGCCTCCTCCATCGCGCGGTTCGTCGCGCCAGGCTCGACCTCGTAGGGGCGGATGCGGTAGCCGAGCGCGTTCATCACGTCGCCGCAGACGATCGCCTTCACGATGCCGACGAAGAAGGCCGGGTTCATCTCGAGGCCGACGTCGTCGCCCGTCGCCTGCGACAGGCCGCCGGTCTGCTGGAAGAGCATCACGCGGAAGCCATCGAAGCCCGCGTCACGCAGGGCCTTGCGGTACTCGGTCACGTAC includes:
- a CDS encoding 2-hydroxyglutaryl-CoA dehydratase, whose protein sequence is MDQSTTPQKTRLPLINGNPTAQKQLDAELEAELRAFEEAERERLGIKAERKQWADNMLESKMTRKERDHVTLLISGLTAAQDFLVEGALAGLGYKVKNFGTPDNAGLQVGKEFGNRGQCNPTYFTVGNLVNYLIKLRDEQGLTSEEVVKNYVFLTAGACGPCRFGMYVTEYRKALRDAGFDGFRVMLFQQTGGLSQATGDDVGLEMNPAFFVGIVKAIVCGDVMNALGYRIRPYEVEPGATNRAMEEAKRVLYKALYEHTNIFYALYKCRKIFEAVKVDRLRVRAKASIIGEFWAMTTEGDGNYQLQKFLESEGAENDIQLTTAWLLYNVWEVRHDTQDRTELRGADAGLYGLGNFQGEFDVTKRIATMRATEAALRLGFQAFAQPLGLHDYHLPDMDLVAEVAEGYYSNDLRGGEGHMEVGKLIVNAVRGKAHITVSVKPFGCMPSSGVSDGVQSLITAKYPGTIFCAVETSGDGAANFYSRIQMYMFKARIAAEEELNRVLAECGVTIEEVRAFLEKNPKYNSPLYYPPHRVAGTAANLVYVVAPLIKKTAAERAVDKAKHAAETAREIARKTPSALATAYRAATDPETIEKVRADATIVRDLVTGKAMEGFRPLLERLMGKAIFENNSELRTTTYQPDREVIAAE
- a CDS encoding phosphate/phosphite/phosphonate ABC transporter substrate-binding protein, which codes for MADVDRAGDTGSERVSTRNGLVLGIVLTTDPEGSRAALGEFCKALGAATGLPVRGKGVWSYQGLLEAMDAGDADLAWLPPLLALRATNRARVVPLALPVRNGASSYMTALFARHDTPHREVRDLRELRAAWVDRQSAAGYLVLRAHLRSLGVNLEEAFCENLFCGTHDEVTRAVLDGDADVGATFMHVEPDEAHPQGERIVRAGWGDAAVHVVTRAGPIPADVMAASVRVPVATMRAVQRALVSTEDDALRSAARALFGAESFVGALSEHLDPLSRLIARIEEPSG